The proteins below come from a single Pandoraea apista genomic window:
- a CDS encoding aromatic-ring-hydroxylating dioxygenase subunit beta: MSLENTSLAVPTVARAIELVWKEAELLDRKEYAEWLRLWNAEGIYVIPIDPATSDFYATLNYALDDHEMRKKRVERLMSTSSPSVSNAAKTIRTVSRFNVVRDSDGIVDLRSAQIVVAYRQGNASLFAAEVEHRIDVSTQDARLVQKIVRLVDSLDSLAAISFLL; encoded by the coding sequence ATGAGTCTAGAAAATACGTCACTTGCCGTGCCGACCGTGGCCCGCGCTATCGAGCTGGTTTGGAAAGAAGCAGAGCTGCTGGATCGAAAAGAATACGCGGAATGGCTGCGTCTGTGGAATGCAGAAGGGATTTACGTCATTCCGATCGACCCCGCGACCAGTGATTTCTACGCGACGCTCAACTATGCGCTGGACGACCATGAGATGCGGAAGAAGCGGGTCGAACGTTTGATGTCGACATCCTCGCCGTCAGTCTCGAATGCGGCGAAGACAATCCGGACGGTGTCACGGTTCAACGTTGTTCGCGACTCGGATGGAATCGTCGACCTCCGTTCTGCGCAGATCGTCGTTGCTTACCGCCAAGGAAATGCTTCGCTGTTCGCTGCAGAGGTGGAACATCGGATCGACGTGTCAACCCAAGATGCACGCTTAGTGCAGAAGATCGTTCGGCTGGTCGATTCTTTGGACTCGTTGGCTGCCATCAGCTTCCTGCTCTGA
- a CDS encoding nuclear transport factor 2 family protein, with product MNDQNLIEEVRALRNTVNELAAEADIRRIVARYMFLCDIPLPATGVALEDRVKEIVSLYSEDAIWEGVGAHYNAQFGRFVGREQIYAHLSKFFEPRDPKMILNCHYLTSEQIHVRGETAEGQWVHFQPWIFEDGSSVLRSSRINNAFKKVDGVWKMSRYRTENVYIAPLPNNWATNVASTSILMETA from the coding sequence ATGAACGATCAAAATCTTATTGAGGAAGTCCGCGCCTTGCGGAACACAGTAAACGAGCTTGCCGCTGAGGCGGACATCCGACGCATCGTCGCACGGTACATGTTTCTGTGCGATATCCCCTTGCCTGCCACGGGTGTTGCGCTTGAGGATCGCGTGAAGGAAATCGTAAGCCTCTATAGCGAAGATGCGATTTGGGAGGGAGTGGGCGCGCATTACAACGCGCAATTCGGACGCTTCGTCGGGCGCGAGCAGATTTACGCACATCTATCAAAGTTCTTCGAGCCTCGCGATCCGAAGATGATTCTCAACTGCCACTACCTTACGTCGGAGCAAATTCATGTCCGGGGCGAAACGGCGGAGGGTCAGTGGGTACATTTTCAGCCGTGGATCTTCGAGGATGGTTCGTCTGTCCTTCGGTCCAGTCGTATTAATAACGCGTTCAAGAAGGTGGACGGTGTTTGGAAGATGTCGCGCTATCGCACAGAGAACGTTTATATCGCGCCGCTTCCGAACAATTGGGCGACCAACGTCGCCAGCACGTCGATTCTGATGGAGACAGCGTAA